The following are encoded together in the Glycine soja cultivar W05 chromosome 5, ASM419377v2, whole genome shotgun sequence genome:
- the LOC114413336 gene encoding protein DEK-like isoform X2: protein MVLLSSQFILYIPPPPLSQVSTMSSGTLENEKPQVEEEQAQAEDNHTKQEDNSEMKDDDDRGEEERDQVEQEKDVEKEEEKEEEEEEKEEDRDEVKSKKSTKESGYATPGSERPTRERKTVERYTVSSPDKFPRSSSIKALSIEKGNGTQLKDIPNVAFKLSKRKADDNLHALHSILFGKKAKVHHLKRNIGLFSGYVWTENEEKQRVKIKEKIDKCVKEKLVDFCNVLNIPINKTSKKKEELSAKLLQFLESPHATTDVLLADKEKKGKKRARKQTPSKSSGEGSKTSAKKQKQNSQVGKNQKQSSDIEDSDAAEPSDAKVDSQEDDDSSQKSESDNEESISEKEEDKEKAHKRTSKKILKEDQTTPVKKTTVVKTAKSNERAPEKSSSKRAVTDSTSKSKQSASKKQKTMKENQNSIGKDANQKQADKSSKALVKDQGKGKSSEKAKAEPSKVEMHRVAVDILKEVDFNKATLSDILRQLGTHFDVDLMHRKAEVKDIITDVINNMSDDDGEEAENVGDDDEDDA from the exons AT ggTTTTACTCTCTTCGCAATTCATTCTCTacattccccccccccccctctctcaagtctcaaccaTGTCTTCCGGAACCCTAGAAAACGAGAAACCTCAAGTGGAAGAAGAACAAGCCCAAGCTGAAGACAACCACACCAAGCAAGAAGATAATTCGGAGATGAAAGACGACGATGACAGAGGCGAAGAGGAAAGGGATCAGGTAGAACAAGAAAAGGATGTggagaaagaggaagaaaaagaagaagaagaagaagagaaggaggAGGACCGTGACGAGGTGAAGTCAAAAAAGTCAACGAAAGAAAGCGGTTACGCTACTCCAGGAAGTGAGAGACCAACTAGGGAGAGGAAAACGGTGGAGAGGTACACTGTTTCTTCGCCCGACAAGTTTCCCAGATCTTCTTCCATCAAAGCTCTGTCAATTGAAAAG GGCAACGGTACGCAGCTCAAGGACATTCCTAATG TGGCTTTCaagttatcaaagagaaaagctgATGACAACCTGCATGCACTTCATAGTATATTGTTTGGGAAAAAAGCAAAG GTACATCATCTAAAGAGAAATATAGGTCTGTTTTCTGGCTATGTGTGGACTGAGAATGAG GAAAAACAGAGGgtgaagataaaggagaagattGACAAATGTGTGAAAGAAAAGTTGGTGGACTTCTGTAATGTGCTTAATATTCCGATAAATAAGACCAGTAAGAAGAAG GAGGAACTGTCTGCAAAGTTGTTGCAATTTTTGGAGTCCCCACATGCTACAACTGATGTTCTGCTTGCTGATAAGGAAAAG AAAGGCAAAAAGCGAGCCAGAAAGCAAACCCCAAGCAAATCTTCTGGGGAAGGATCCAAAACATCTGCCAAG AAGCAAAAGCAAAATTCACAAGTTGGGAAAAACCAAAAGCAGTCTTCTGACATTGAGGACAGTGATGCAGCTGAACCTTCAGATGCAAAAGTTGATTCtcaggaagatgatgattcaagtCAAAAAAGTGAAAGTGATAATGAGGAAAGCATATCAGAGAAAGAGGAAGATAAAGAAAAGGCTCACAAACGTACTTCAAAAAAGATTCTGAAGGAGGATCAAACCACACCTGTAAAGAAGACCACTGTTGTAAAGACTGCCAAGAGCAATGAAAGAGCTCCTGAAAAATCTTCTTCAAAAAGGGCTGTTACTGACAGTACTTCTAAGTCCAAGCAATCTGCTTCCAAGAAACAGAAAACAATGAAGGAAAACCAGAACTCTATAGGGAAGGATGCAAACCAAAAACAAGCTGACAAGTCTTCGAAGGCTTTAGTGAAGGATCAAG GCAAAGGTAAAAGTAGTGAGAAGGCAAAAGCAGAACCTAGTAAGGTGGAGATGCATCGAGTGGCTGTTGATATTTTGAAGGAAGTAGATTTCAATAAG GCAACTTTATCTGATATCCTCAGGCAACTTG GTACTCACTTTGATGTGGATTTAATGCATAGAAAAGCAGAGGTGAAGGATATAATTACAGATGTAATTAATAACATGTCTGATGACGATGGAGAGGAAGCAGAAAATGTTggggatgatgatgaagatgatgcaTGA
- the LOC114413336 gene encoding protein DEK-like isoform X3 translates to MSSGTLENEKPQVEEEQAQAEDNHTKQEDNSEMKDDDDRGEEERDQVEQEKDVEKEEEKEEEEEEKEEDRDEVKSKKSTKESGYATPGSERPTRERKTVERYTVSSPDKFPRSSSIKALSIEKGNGTQLKDIPNVAFKLSKRKADDNLHALHSILFGKKAKVHHLKRNIGLFSGYVWTENEQEKQRVKIKEKIDKCVKEKLVDFCNVLNIPINKTSKKKEELSAKLLQFLESPHATTDVLLADKEKKGKKRARKQTPSKSSGEGSKTSAKKQKQNSQVGKNQKQSSDIEDSDAAEPSDAKVDSQEDDDSSQKSESDNEESISEKEEDKEKAHKRTSKKILKEDQTTPVKKTTVVKTAKSNERAPEKSSSKRAVTDSTSKSKQSASKKQKTMKENQNSIGKDANQKQADKSSKALVKDQGKGKSSEKAKAEPSKVEMHRVAVDILKEVDFNKATLSDILRQLGTHFDVDLMHRKAEVKDIITDVINNMSDDDGEEAENVGDDDEDDA, encoded by the exons aTGTCTTCCGGAACCCTAGAAAACGAGAAACCTCAAGTGGAAGAAGAACAAGCCCAAGCTGAAGACAACCACACCAAGCAAGAAGATAATTCGGAGATGAAAGACGACGATGACAGAGGCGAAGAGGAAAGGGATCAGGTAGAACAAGAAAAGGATGTggagaaagaggaagaaaaagaagaagaagaagaagagaaggaggAGGACCGTGACGAGGTGAAGTCAAAAAAGTCAACGAAAGAAAGCGGTTACGCTACTCCAGGAAGTGAGAGACCAACTAGGGAGAGGAAAACGGTGGAGAGGTACACTGTTTCTTCGCCCGACAAGTTTCCCAGATCTTCTTCCATCAAAGCTCTGTCAATTGAAAAG GGCAACGGTACGCAGCTCAAGGACATTCCTAATG TGGCTTTCaagttatcaaagagaaaagctgATGACAACCTGCATGCACTTCATAGTATATTGTTTGGGAAAAAAGCAAAG GTACATCATCTAAAGAGAAATATAGGTCTGTTTTCTGGCTATGTGTGGACTGAGAATGAG CAGGAAAAACAGAGGgtgaagataaaggagaagattGACAAATGTGTGAAAGAAAAGTTGGTGGACTTCTGTAATGTGCTTAATATTCCGATAAATAAGACCAGTAAGAAGAAG GAGGAACTGTCTGCAAAGTTGTTGCAATTTTTGGAGTCCCCACATGCTACAACTGATGTTCTGCTTGCTGATAAGGAAAAG AAAGGCAAAAAGCGAGCCAGAAAGCAAACCCCAAGCAAATCTTCTGGGGAAGGATCCAAAACATCTGCCAAG AAGCAAAAGCAAAATTCACAAGTTGGGAAAAACCAAAAGCAGTCTTCTGACATTGAGGACAGTGATGCAGCTGAACCTTCAGATGCAAAAGTTGATTCtcaggaagatgatgattcaagtCAAAAAAGTGAAAGTGATAATGAGGAAAGCATATCAGAGAAAGAGGAAGATAAAGAAAAGGCTCACAAACGTACTTCAAAAAAGATTCTGAAGGAGGATCAAACCACACCTGTAAAGAAGACCACTGTTGTAAAGACTGCCAAGAGCAATGAAAGAGCTCCTGAAAAATCTTCTTCAAAAAGGGCTGTTACTGACAGTACTTCTAAGTCCAAGCAATCTGCTTCCAAGAAACAGAAAACAATGAAGGAAAACCAGAACTCTATAGGGAAGGATGCAAACCAAAAACAAGCTGACAAGTCTTCGAAGGCTTTAGTGAAGGATCAAG GCAAAGGTAAAAGTAGTGAGAAGGCAAAAGCAGAACCTAGTAAGGTGGAGATGCATCGAGTGGCTGTTGATATTTTGAAGGAAGTAGATTTCAATAAG GCAACTTTATCTGATATCCTCAGGCAACTTG GTACTCACTTTGATGTGGATTTAATGCATAGAAAAGCAGAGGTGAAGGATATAATTACAGATGTAATTAATAACATGTCTGATGACGATGGAGAGGAAGCAGAAAATGTTggggatgatgatgaagatgatgcaTGA
- the LOC114413335 gene encoding omega-hydroxypalmitate O-feruloyl transferase-like, producing MANKLNIRLGEPTLVPPAEETEKGLYYFLSNLDQNIAHPVRTVYFYNKSACRGNEEAAQVIKDALSKVLVHYYPMAGRLAISSEGKLIIECTGEGVVFVEAEEANCVIKDLGDLTKQPDLETLGKLVYDIPGATNMLQIPPLLIQVTKFKCGGFVLGVNVNHCMVDGISAMQFVNAWGETARGMDLSISPVLDRTILRTRNPPKIEYPHHEFDEIEDVSNVTKVYEEEILYESFCFDPDKLELLKKMATSEDGVVKKCSTFEALTAFVWRARSEALGMHMDPNQQTKLLFAVDGRSKFVPPIPKGYFGNAIVFSNALCKVEELVNNPLSFSVGLVGKAIDMVTDSYMRSAIDYFEVKRSRPSLTATLLITTWTRIPFRSADFGWGKPFFFGPVTLPGKEVILFLSHNEESKSINVLLGLPASAMKRFERLMEI from the exons ATGGCGAATAAACTGAATATAAGGCTAGGAGAACCAACTCTGGTGCCACCAGCAGAAGAAACGGAAAAGGGTCTTTACTACTTCCTTTCAAACCTTGACCAGAACATAGCACATCCAGTTCGAACggtttacttttataataagtCTGCATGTAGAGGGAACGAGGAAGCAGCACAAGTAATAAAGGATGCTTTGTCGAAGGTTCTTGTTCACTATTACCCTATGGCTGGAAGATTGGCCATAAGTTCAGAAGGGAAACTGATCATAGAGTGCACAGGTGAGGGTGTTGTGTTTGTTGAGGCTGAAGAAGCAAACTGTGTGATAAAGGACTTGGGAGATTTGACAAAACAACCTGACCTTGAAACTCTTGGAAAACTGGTTTATGATATCCCCGGTGCAACCAACATGCTTCAGATACCTCCTTTGCTAATTCAG GTGACAAAGTTCAAATGTGGTGGATTTGTTTTGGGCGTAAACGTGAACCATTGCATGGTTGATGGTATAAGTGCTATGCAATTCGTGAACGCATGGGGTGAGACAGCCAGAGGCATGGACTTGAGCATTTCACCAGTTCTGGACCGAACTATACTAAGAACACGAAATCCTCCAAAGATAGAGTATCCACACCACGAATTCGACGAAATTGAAGATGTATCAAATGTCACAAAAGTCTATGAGGAAGAGATCCTCTACGAGTCCTTTTGTTTCGACCCAGATAAGCTTGAGTTGCTTAAGAAAATGGCCACATCAGAAGATGGTGTTGTAAAGAAGTGCTCTACTTTTGAAGCACTTACAGCTTTTGTGTGGAGAGCTAGAAGTGAAGCCTTAGGGATGCACATGGACCCTAATCAACAAACCAAGCTACTTTTTGCTGTTGATGGAAGGTCTAAATTCGTGCCTCCAATACCAAAGGGGTACTTTGGCAATGCtattgtgttttcaaatgctCTATGCAAGGTAGAGGAGTTAGTGAATAATCCACTGTCATTTAGTGTGGGATTGGTTGGCAAAGCAATTGACATGGTGACAGACAGTTACATGAGATCTGCTATTGACTATTTTGAAGTGAAAAGATCAAGGCCTTCCTTAACTGCAACACTTTTGATCACAACATGGACTAGGATACCTTTCCGAAGTGCAGATTTCGGATGGGGGAAGCCCTTCTTTTTTGGGCCTGTAACTTTGCCAGGGAAGGAAGTCATTTTGTTCTTGTCTCATAACGAAGAAAGTAAAAGCATAAACGTGCTCCTAGGTTTGCCTGCTTCTGCCATGAAAAGGTTTGAAAGGCTGATGGAGATATGA
- the LOC114413336 gene encoding protein DEK-like isoform X1 has translation MVLLSSQFILYIPPPPLSQVSTMSSGTLENEKPQVEEEQAQAEDNHTKQEDNSEMKDDDDRGEEERDQVEQEKDVEKEEEKEEEEEEKEEDRDEVKSKKSTKESGYATPGSERPTRERKTVERYTVSSPDKFPRSSSIKALSIEKGNGTQLKDIPNVAFKLSKRKADDNLHALHSILFGKKAKVHHLKRNIGLFSGYVWTENEQEKQRVKIKEKIDKCVKEKLVDFCNVLNIPINKTSKKKEELSAKLLQFLESPHATTDVLLADKEKKGKKRARKQTPSKSSGEGSKTSAKKQKQNSQVGKNQKQSSDIEDSDAAEPSDAKVDSQEDDDSSQKSESDNEESISEKEEDKEKAHKRTSKKILKEDQTTPVKKTTVVKTAKSNERAPEKSSSKRAVTDSTSKSKQSASKKQKTMKENQNSIGKDANQKQADKSSKALVKDQGKGKSSEKAKAEPSKVEMHRVAVDILKEVDFNKATLSDILRQLGTHFDVDLMHRKAEVKDIITDVINNMSDDDGEEAENVGDDDEDDA, from the exons AT ggTTTTACTCTCTTCGCAATTCATTCTCTacattccccccccccccctctctcaagtctcaaccaTGTCTTCCGGAACCCTAGAAAACGAGAAACCTCAAGTGGAAGAAGAACAAGCCCAAGCTGAAGACAACCACACCAAGCAAGAAGATAATTCGGAGATGAAAGACGACGATGACAGAGGCGAAGAGGAAAGGGATCAGGTAGAACAAGAAAAGGATGTggagaaagaggaagaaaaagaagaagaagaagaagagaaggaggAGGACCGTGACGAGGTGAAGTCAAAAAAGTCAACGAAAGAAAGCGGTTACGCTACTCCAGGAAGTGAGAGACCAACTAGGGAGAGGAAAACGGTGGAGAGGTACACTGTTTCTTCGCCCGACAAGTTTCCCAGATCTTCTTCCATCAAAGCTCTGTCAATTGAAAAG GGCAACGGTACGCAGCTCAAGGACATTCCTAATG TGGCTTTCaagttatcaaagagaaaagctgATGACAACCTGCATGCACTTCATAGTATATTGTTTGGGAAAAAAGCAAAG GTACATCATCTAAAGAGAAATATAGGTCTGTTTTCTGGCTATGTGTGGACTGAGAATGAG CAGGAAAAACAGAGGgtgaagataaaggagaagattGACAAATGTGTGAAAGAAAAGTTGGTGGACTTCTGTAATGTGCTTAATATTCCGATAAATAAGACCAGTAAGAAGAAG GAGGAACTGTCTGCAAAGTTGTTGCAATTTTTGGAGTCCCCACATGCTACAACTGATGTTCTGCTTGCTGATAAGGAAAAG AAAGGCAAAAAGCGAGCCAGAAAGCAAACCCCAAGCAAATCTTCTGGGGAAGGATCCAAAACATCTGCCAAG AAGCAAAAGCAAAATTCACAAGTTGGGAAAAACCAAAAGCAGTCTTCTGACATTGAGGACAGTGATGCAGCTGAACCTTCAGATGCAAAAGTTGATTCtcaggaagatgatgattcaagtCAAAAAAGTGAAAGTGATAATGAGGAAAGCATATCAGAGAAAGAGGAAGATAAAGAAAAGGCTCACAAACGTACTTCAAAAAAGATTCTGAAGGAGGATCAAACCACACCTGTAAAGAAGACCACTGTTGTAAAGACTGCCAAGAGCAATGAAAGAGCTCCTGAAAAATCTTCTTCAAAAAGGGCTGTTACTGACAGTACTTCTAAGTCCAAGCAATCTGCTTCCAAGAAACAGAAAACAATGAAGGAAAACCAGAACTCTATAGGGAAGGATGCAAACCAAAAACAAGCTGACAAGTCTTCGAAGGCTTTAGTGAAGGATCAAG GCAAAGGTAAAAGTAGTGAGAAGGCAAAAGCAGAACCTAGTAAGGTGGAGATGCATCGAGTGGCTGTTGATATTTTGAAGGAAGTAGATTTCAATAAG GCAACTTTATCTGATATCCTCAGGCAACTTG GTACTCACTTTGATGTGGATTTAATGCATAGAAAAGCAGAGGTGAAGGATATAATTACAGATGTAATTAATAACATGTCTGATGACGATGGAGAGGAAGCAGAAAATGTTggggatgatgatgaagatgatgcaTGA